The genomic interval TTTGGACACCAACATACAGGATACAAGCACTAGTTCCTTGGATCATTTTCAATTGTATCCCAGCACTGATAAGAACATCTATCTAATAGAGTGGTTTTGTGGACTAGGTACTCACATGGATAACAATGCATGAAAGATCAGATAGGTAATTTTCTCTAAAGTTAGGTGAGCACTGAGCAGACTAATGGAATTGAACATGAGAGCATGGCAAAGTGTTTTGGTCCTGAGAGCCTGAGTACGCGAATTGAAGTCGATGGGGGTAATTTTGTTTGGAAATACAAAGAATCAAGAAACAATTAACAATTAGCGTAGTATGTGCAAATTCAGAACTAGTGTACCGACCCTCGTAGGAGTAGCAATTCACCATGGCATCCAGGCCGTCGAAGCAGCGCCACGCAGTGTCCACCGCCGCGTCGACGGCCGCCTCGTCGCAGGCGTGGAGATCCAGCCCCACCACCGCgacccctcctccgcccgcacaccgccgcgccgcctccgccgtcccAGCCAGggcgccctcgtcgccgaccAAAACCACCCTACATACGCCGAAAGACGAATCAGAGAGACAGAGAGCGGAGATGGCGAGGTAGGTTACGTACCTGCAGCCATGGGTGGCGAGGGTGGAGGCGATCCCCCGCgagacgtcgtcgccggcggaggcgagcagCACGCGCTTCGCGTAGGCGCCGTCCCCCATCCCCTCCCTTTCCGGCCTATCGCCTCAGACTGGCGTGACGGCAACGTGCAACACGAGCTAGTAGAAAGTTCAGCATCATTTTCTACCAGGAAAAGAAATGGCAATTTCTATACATGAATacaattacaaaaaaattaaaaaaagaaaagataagcTGTGGTAAAAAAGAATACCACGTCACCTGGggatcaaacaaaaaaaatgaaattaggATGGCAAGTAATATCTCTGCAATAGAGCCAGTAAATGAACAAGGCAATACTGTATTAGGGGATGAACAACCTGAAAAATTAGACAGATCACCTTATTCTTTCTGCAACATTATTTTTGACGAGTACAGACTGGAGTACAAGGATACATTGCTTTCTACAATTACAGACTCACTGGACCATGAGGATAATCTATTGATTATGTGCTGAGCAATTCTATCTGCAACGCACAACAAGTAGGCCATGCCAACTCtcatgagtttttttaccttaCCGCTAACAAGTGAATGTCTGGTTCGTCcggtataaataaatattacaacAGAGCAGATTTTACAAGGTTTTAGGGTCCAAATAACATTGGAATTTGGATTGAACCAGAGCAAAGATACAGGGTACAGACAATTCACCACCTCGGGTCCTTTCCAGCAATTCACACAACTCCCCATATTTTCGTTCTCTATAGAGAACGGTCGCCACTTGAATTTATTTCTCTACATCCCAAAAAATGATTTCTCTTTTAAAAATGCATTGAGAGAGAAGATGCAGTAGCAACCTTCTCACGAAGGTTAAACTTCCTTGCAATACGTGGCCGGACATCTTCCACCCCGACCAAACTTTCCAAAAACGGTAGTAATGTTAGGAGCTCTTTGTCATTAGTATCATCAAACCAACTTTCAATCGGGACACCGTTGTCTAATTGGAACCCAAAAGCCTGAAAGCAAGATACAGATGTATTAGCAACTAATACTCTTCAATCGTCTTACTTAGTACTAGTGCTAGTAGATTGCAGAACTTACAGGACCAAAAAGGAGGTAAATCATAGCTACTACCATAGAAATCACAATCCAACCAGGCTACCACAAACTTAGGCTACTCCAGATGAATATAATAAACTTAACAGAATTTCATTACAAAGAAAGAATGAATTAAATTGCACCCAAAGTATTACTGCTCAGGTGCACAACAAGTCCATTGCAAAGAGACTTCATTATAAGGCCCAATTAGCAAGTTCCTCACTTAAGCACTTCTGTACTAATGCAAGGTAGAATGGTGTACTGTATCCAACTCAGAGTGTTCCATGGGTTAATACAGTTGAAGATTTTGAAACCTGAGAGGCTGAAACTATTGGTGACAAGCCCAGTGGAAAGATTTTCTATTACCAAACAGACAGGAGAAGACACAgacataaacaaaagaaactttcttctttttcttcaagtTCATTCCTACTATTAGAATGTTGAATTATGAATCAAACCCTCTTGAGCTAACATATGTAGCCTTATCACCCAATATAACGTTATAAAcacattataaattataatgctAAACGGCACTAAGAGAGTAGTGAAAACTATATCTTCTTTAACATCCCACTActtctttagaaaaaaaaatctatggaaTGAAAGATATgtgtattttcttaaaaagaaaGTAATGGGCATGGGTTTTGCACATACCTGTGGTGAATTATCAACGATGACCACATGAGACAAGTCACGGCCTAGAACTGATAGATCCTTTAAGTAGTTTCCCTCCACATAGAGACATGACTCACGGTAAACTCGATGACGGAAAAATCTCCTTTTAGGATCAAGAATATTGAGTAGCTGCTCTGCATAAATACTCTGACTAGCTGTGAAAATCATTGTCTCAAACATGCTTGCTACTGTCTCCAAAAACTCTTTCAGATATGGGCGGCACCGCACATAGATTGTGTGCTCTCTGAGATTAAAATGAACTGGGAATGTGAAGTCATAATCTTCACAGGGCTCAAGAGTAGAATGCACCAGTGTCTCTGCACGACAGCATAACAATAATGGTAGGTTAACATTGACTACATAACGGAAGGTACATAGGTTACATGTAATGGCTAAGGCTAACACCAAACAACAGTCAACAGGAGAGATTGCACGTGATCAAGTAAATGCATAGCGGACAGAATATAGTCAAAGACAACAGGATGTGCACACATCTCATATAGGGTGACTGCTCTAATTACTAAAGGTATGCAACAGGCTTTACAATTATtgttaagttgcatgcacCGGCCAGTTGCACCTAAAAGCCTAAGCTGATAGGGAAAGACAGGCAATTCACTTTATATACTCGAACACTCCCTCTCACGCGAGACCCACTCAAGTCTCAAACGTAGAATATTGGAGTGGGCGctgcaattattttatttaattgtgCGCCAGCCAGGACTCGAACTCGAGACctctggctctgataccatgttaaATTGCATGCACCGGCCAGTTGCACCTAAAAGCCGGCTGATAAGGAAAGACGAgcaattcactttatacactccaacAGTTATGTCATATCTAGGATGATAAATAAGTTACAGCAGTACGATCGTAATAACAATCTGCAATCCATTTTGGCATAAACTTATAACTGTGTAAAAGTCAGGCCTCATGAGCTCTATTATTGTCAAGCAAATCATAGACTATTGACTTAGGAAGAAACATGATCCATATTCCATTAAAGTAGTTTACCAAGAGTCTATCCAAGATGAAGTGTATCATATCTTACCATCAAGATCAAGGACGAGGGTAGTTCTAGGACAGCTCCGAGTTTGCTTTGGAAGAAGAACAGGTCGAAACTTGGGAACAACCAAAGATAAATCaggcaaatattttataaagacATATGGATCAAAATAATCAAGCTCTACAGTTTCGTCAGGATCAGCACACCCATCTGTTGAGGTAGAATCTTGACTTTGTTCATCAATACACTCTAGCTTAGAGTGCTGCATTGCAAGGTATATAGCAGACACTTCAGGAGAAAGGCTACCCAATTCACTGAATTCATCATCTTCAAGCAATGTGCTTCCACATGTCGATTGCATATGAATATCATAAGAGTGTTTGCTCAAACCATCAAAAGCATTGCATGTCATGCTATTGGCAGCGTATTCGGTATTCTGAGCAGTAGGCTCATGTGTGACTTCTTTGTGTTCTAAGCCTGCATAATGAAAATGGAGTATTAGAAAAACACATATGGTAGAAGCAATGCAGTCAATATTCATAGTAGATGCACAGAGTGCATGTAAATATGCAGTGTACAAtattaccatttttttaaaaaaaaaattctctagATAAATGCATGTTCAAAATTGAAGCACAAATCTGACACTTGGAATGCAGAGTAAATGCGAAGGTGGAGTAATATTCAAAAGGTACCCTTGCTCAAGCAGTCAGTAACATCTTCCTTCTGATTGTGAAAAGCGGGAGAAAATATGGAATCACATGAACGGTTTTCATCATTTTCATGAGATTGCTAGCAATagaaaaaagatcaatcagATATATAAGCATGTAAGTAAAGGATAAGAAAGCAAGAGTCAAATTGAGGtggtttcagaaaaaaaaatatattacttcccttttttgcttttatcaAAACACACTGTATGATAATACAAATAGACAACTCCTAACCAGCTAAGCAATTCACTTCAAGCAGAAATAACTATACCTTGTGATTGAGGAAAATGCCACTTGATACATCAGTGACATCATTTCCAGTACCGGTAGAATCACAAAcagaattcatttttttcccaccCCTGAGAGCTCGATTTTTCCTCAGAAGGCCTCCACCTGCAGAGGTATCAACTCATATTTGGAACAAATCAAGACAGATCTATGTGGATGCCACATGGCCAATTTCAAGAAAGCTCAACATGAAGGAGAATTGAATGGTAGTTTTCCAAAAAGATGCCAAGCATAATTGAAGCAGTGGACAAAAAAGGCACATAAACATCAGGTATCAGTTTGGATAAAAAGAGTATCGCAGAACAATACAAATTGGATAGAAAGCACTCCTACGGAAGTTTGCAGTTAACTATTTCATATCATACACTCCTATAAATAGGCTACAGCTTTGTACATAACAGTAGGGGAAACTTTACCAATCTGCTTTTTGGAGGAAGAAGTAATCAGATCATTGACTTTATGATCAGCAGCTGCAGCCTGAGTTAATCTGCTTGATTTTCGGTTGCTTTGGGGATTGATATGCTCAGTAGTGGCATTTCTTGCAAGgcctttttttcttgttgacATTTTCAATCAAGAAAGAAGTACCCTAATTAGCAGCCAATTGATGTACTAGAACAAGAATAGCAGATTATACAGCTTGTTTCCTTGATGAAGATTGCTCAGGGTTATTCCACAACTTTCAGGGTGCTGGCCTAGTGGAAGATAACAAAGGAATTAGCTATAAGCAGTACAAAAAGTGAACGAAATTGCATTTCAATTATCACACATCAATTGTTTAAATAACAACACAGATAAGTTAAGATGAGACGACAATACTTGAGGACATCAGAGAGGAACGGAACACATTTTTGCTAGGATGTAATGCAGAGCAACTATAACCATATTGTTTTGGAAATTTAACTTCGCGGACTGACTTGTAGACTAACTATATAAACTGAAGTagtcaaaaagaaaagaaaatgaaggcACACACATCGTGCCTTAGGTAATTCAATTTATCTGGCATTCTCCATCGTACACAGGAGCACAGGACGCTCCCACGCCATACACACGGATGAGTCGCCCACTCCGCACGAGCATCCGCAGTATTGGCGTTCGCTGCTACTCTAGGGCTCGTCTCTCAGCTCAAGGCAGCCACCAATCGCATACACGGAAGAGGGGAAGCGACCGCCCGCTGGTCATCGGCGCCGGAGACCCAGCGGCACTACCAGAAACCCAAGCAGGAAGCGCATCGGGGGTGAAAGGAGGCGTACCGGAAGAAGGAGcgtagcggcggcggaggaggaggaggaggcgaaaCCCTAGGCGGGCGAGCGGCCGCCGGAGACGAAGCAGGAGAGGAAATTTTGAATCGCGggagggggggaggggagggagctcCGAAGTCCAATTGGGTTTTACGAGCGTGTCAGATGGGCCCACGTTGCATTGTCGGTGTAGGCGGGCCTCGCGGAGAGAAAAAGGCCCATTGATGATAAAGGCCCAATGGGCCAGATGCATAGGCCTTCGCCGTCGAGCACGCGACATGACGCGAGCTGGGACCAAgcagtttttctttctttctttctttctttcttttttggtcATGGAGTTGTCATACTTTTTTGCCTTTCAACAATGGAAAGGGGGTTCAACATCTGAACACAAACTCTTTGCACGCATTGCTATTTTCGTATATGCTTATACCtgtaagctaaattttaaattttaaatttaaatatggatttgattttaaagttttatatcgcagagtgtgtgtatatatataccatatctttaatttttcttctgttttagCTGCAGTTCTGACTACGGCCTTTTAGCTGCAGTGCTGCTCACGCATcgcatctttttcttttcttttagctGCTTTCAGATACTAATCTCATGCGGTCTTTCGTCGTctatcattaatttttaaagaaacatctaaatagaaatataattaacaataataaaatcaaaatagcAATAGGATCCTGTTTCaactttttataaagaaaCCAAGCCAAGAAGATGTTTTGACTGAATCGTAAAATTCCCATCTAATTGGGATTTCAGTCCATCCTTCCAGTATTGCATGAGGAGAAGAACGACTTGTacagagaaaagaagagaggagaaaagaagaaaagaaaaggaaataagaAACGAAGAAGAAATGATAGAAAAGGGAAAGAGAAAATAAGGAGATTTGTAAAGaaatagaaattaaaatgttttcaGTACCGTCAACATGcactatttaaaatttaatatttgcatcaaataaacaaagcaaaatGTGCAAGACTCGGAGAATTTGGTTGAAAATTGCTAATAGCGTTTAGTGTGCATCATCTTCCTTTATAGTCGAAATATTacctatcttatttaatttttttacgatgtTGAGCACAATTTACTATTATCAAATGTAAGCTTCTTGGTACAATGGACGCTTCCCGATCAAGTGTATGTTGATCACACTATTTCTGACTCgacacataatttatttttaaaacttattttaaaattaattttaatttacacaattaaaattaacttgatcgGTGCAATATACGCACATTTTTGCTATatctactattataaaaattgattgTGTTTCTATTGTCCGTCCGTCTCTCTTGAGTGAGCCGGTCGGGTCGCGTCGCCCACGTCACCCGCACTATGCGGTTTTCCGTCTGCCCGAATGGTCCACCTTGAGTAAGTTGTGGCATGTAACACATTGGTAGTGCATTTAGTTCGTAAGCGAAAGACCGTGAGCTCCTGCTCGTCAGGagcatgttttgttttttttttcttttctttatagcAGCTGTCcatataaaacatttgttTTAACATGATTCATGCTTGACCTTAGTAAAGATAAAGAAAAGCTTTGTACCTCAATGGTCAAGACATTAGTCCTAGACCCATATGTGCTAGGTCCAAATCTTAGCAAAGccatatttaatttctttttttcttttactgtaCGGTCAAGAGACAACACAATTTAcctttagttttttaaataaagtgcaagcagaaatataattaacaataaaaataaaaaatcaaaggaattATGACTTAGAGAACTTGGTTGAAAATAGCATAATGTGTGTGTGTCTCTGTATTGTTTGGTTGTTGAAAGGCtatctatcttatttaattagtgcatgatgtCGAGCATAATTTTACTATTCATAGTTATAAGTTTTCCGACACAGCATACATTTCTCATATCAATTTTATGTTGAccataatttattgtttttaacttgacacataatttattatttttaacttgacacataatttattttaatttgcgcaattaaaattaacttgacccGATGCAATGCACATACAATTTTtctagtgtgtgtatatataagatttacttataaattattttttaagttgtgtTTTACGCTTAACAAATTCAagcataacaaaaaaataacaagagaATAATTGCACCCCGATGGTCAGCCCCTTCACACCAGTGCCACCTTCTTCTCTCCAAACGGGGATCAGCAAGACCAATAAAAATACCGTCATTTGATAGTACGgttgacattttctttttttggaaaaCTACGGTTGACAGATTGGGCCATTTGCTTCTCTATACACGTCATACCTCCGTAGGTTAGACGAATTTCTCTCCatgttttagcttttagatcattgaGACTTGAGactatatatacaaaagttttatttataaattattttttatttgcaaatatgcagcTTGACTTTTTAgattagaaaaaacaaacaaaaacccATTTGTTTGCCGCCCTTTTTGCTTAACTTtacataagctaaaatttaaattttaactttaaatttaaagtagattttagaatttttttattgtattatattttttattcaggCTTTTAGATTAGTAATAATacgtatatttttatttacgaaatattctttatttatatcatttagtttttATCATGAATAGGGCCTCTTTTTCTTCGTGAATGGCGTGATAGAACGGCAAAAGTCGTTTATATGGAAAATGTCGATTTTCTTAGACAAAACCTTTGCACAAATGTCGTGTTTTTTAGGCAGATTATTCCTAAACTTTTGCTCATCactttttaaactaaaaaatgaatttcacggcttgcctagaaaccgcgaaacgaatctttttagccaaattaatccgtcattatcACGTGTATGTTCCTGTAGCACTTGTGGCTAATCATggtctaattagactcaaaagatttgtctcacggtttctcacataactgtataattagctt from Oryza brachyantha chromosome 3, ObraRS2, whole genome shotgun sequence carries:
- the LOC102713998 gene encoding CTD small phosphatase-like protein 2 — encoded protein: MSTRKKGLARNATTEHINPQSNRKSSRLTQAAAADHKVNDLITSSSKKQIGGGLLRKNRALRGGKKMNSVCDSTGTGNDVTDVSSGIFLNHKQSHENDENRSCDSIFSPAFHNQKEDVTDCLSKGLEHKEVTHEPTAQNTEYAANSMTCNAFDGLSKHSYDIHMQSTCGSTLLEDDEFSELGSLSPEVSAIYLAMQHSKLECIDEQSQDSTSTDGCADPDETVELDYFDPYVFIKYLPDLSLVVPKFRPVLLPKQTRSCPRTTLVLDLDETLVHSTLEPCEDYDFTFPVHFNLREHTIYVRCRPYLKEFLETVASMFETMIFTASQSIYAEQLLNILDPKRRFFRHRVYRESCLYVEGNYLKDLSVLGRDLSHVVIVDNSPQAFGFQLDNGVPIESWFDDTNDKELLTLLPFLESLVGVEDVRPRIARKFNLREKVATASSLSMHF